A region of Argentina anserina chromosome 5, drPotAnse1.1, whole genome shotgun sequence DNA encodes the following proteins:
- the LOC126796112 gene encoding putative H/ACA ribonucleoprotein complex subunit 1-like protein 1, translated as MRPPRGGGSFRGNRGGGGGFRGRGGGGGFRDEGPPSEVVEVSSFVHACEGDAVTKLSHEKIPYFNAPIYLQNKTQIGKVDEIFGPINESYFSVKVKEGIVATSYAQGDKFYIDPAKLLPLARFLPQPKGQKPAFPRGGTRGRGTPRGRAPFRGRGPPRGGRGPPRGGRGGFRGRGRF; from the exons ATGCGACCTCCTAGAGGCGGCGGCAGCTTCAGAGGCAACCGCGGTGGCGGCGGCGGTTTCAGAGGCCGCGGTGGTGGCGGCGGCTTCCGCGATGAAGGCCCTCCTTCCGAAGTTGTAG AGGTGTCGTCATTTGTTCATGCATGTGAGGGTGATGCTGTCACAAAGCTCTCACACGAGAAGATACCCTATTTCAATGCTCCTATCTATCTGCAGAACAAGACTCAGATAGGGAAGGTCGATGAGATTTTCGGCCCCATTAATGAATCT TATTTCTCGGTCAAAGTCAAGGAAGGCATCGTGGCTACTTCATATGCACAGGGTGATAAGTTTTATATTGACCCGGCCAAGCTTCTTCCTCTTGCAAGATTTCTTCCACAGCCAAA GGGACAGAAACCAGCTTTTCCTCGAGGTGGAACACGTGGAAGGGGAACTCCAAGGGGCAGAGCACCTTTTCGTGGCAGGGGACCTCCAAGGGGAGGCAGAGGACCTCCAAGGGGTGGGCGTGGTGGTTTCAGGGGCAGAGGAAGATTTTAG
- the LOC126795637 gene encoding receptor-like protein EIX1, with protein sequence MSGMSSMHSVLVGFVCLAIASAICCSSVGSSDNITTCFESERHALLQFKQGLVDESDSLASWKSEKDCCNWRGIGCNTQTGHVTSLNISFSTIDAYYYSSPSEAPLRGEINTSLLDLPYLNYLDFSFVDFQGIVIPKFIGSLSRLEKLRLRECNFSGHLPPQLGNLSNLHTLDLSYNDGVSLENLEWLTHLVSLRYLSMSSLDFSKVVNWPQSLSKLTSLNELLLDGCNLPNMNPRSISLINSSTSLQLLHLSYNNLNSSIFYWIAKASTSIIHIDLSGNKLESGIPKGFQNLCSLESLNLSYNNISGNIEDSTKALYCANNTLETLDLDYNHFWGSIPELTGFSELRYFDLSWNNLNGSLTESIGQLYSLQNLYLNGNSMSGVITESHFRNLSRLQALGLALNRFSMNISSDWKPPFQRLSWLDMSYCNVGPNFPKWILTQRNLSELYLSNAGISGSLPPNFSDILSTGLQTIDFSTNQIHGKLPNLSTTSLGYVNLAYNRFFGAVPLFPPTITLLDLSYNKFSEPLSSICETNSFGAHSPLLNLDISHNLLTGELPNCWMLFQQLISLNLGWNRLSGKLPSSLGNLEGIEAMRLHENKFSGELPSLENCTGLQLVDLGNNNLSGKIPTWIGQSLTDLSILRLRSNKFNGFIPMSLCNLATIHVLDLSRNNISGALPHCFSNITALADDIGTDYDSSTELVWKGIEIEFGKNLDSMRSIDMSSNYLVGEIPESIARMTELKSLNLSRNHLTGKLPQDFGNMKMLESLDLSRNNLSGEIPPSFSTLHFLGVLDVSHNQLSGRIPGGTQLQGFNASVYTDNLGLCGPPLTPDCSRNGTTPTDDNKERHDNDGHISLGFLISAVLGFITGFWVVCGSLLLKSSWRYAYFKFFDDSRDWIYVKMAVYKAKCRGDYFKDKWKFWN encoded by the exons ATGAGTGGTATGTCTTCTATGCACTCTGTGTTGGTTGGGTTTGTGTGCCTGGCCATTGCCTCTGCTATTTGTTGCTCCAGTGTTGGAAGCTCCGACAATATCACTACGTGCTTCGAGAGTGAAAGGCATGCTCTTCTCCAGTTCAAACAAGGCCTTGTGGATGAGTCTGATTCTCTTGCTTCTTGGAAAAGTGAGAAAGATTGCTGCAACTGGAGAGGAATAGGATGCAACACCCAAACAGGTCATGTCACCAGTCTTAATATCTCCTTTAGTACTATTGATGCTTACTACTATTCTTCCCCTTCTGAAGCCCCTTTAAGAGGTGAAATTAATACTTCACTACTCGACTTGCCTTACCTAAATTACTTGGACTTCAGTTTTGTTGATTTTCAAGGAATTGTGATTCCCAAATTCATTGGCTCTTTGAGTCGGTTGGAAAAATTAAGACTCAGAGAATGTAATTTTAGTGGGCATCTTCCTCCCCAGCTTGGAAACCTCTCTAATTTGCACACTCTTGATCTGTCTTATAACGATGGTGTTAGTTTGGAAAATCTCGAGTGGTTAACTCATCTTGTTTCCCTGAGATACCTAAGCATGTCGAGCCTAGATTTTTCAAAGGTTGTGAATTGGCCACAATCTTTAAGCAAACTCACTTCACTGAACGAGCTTCTGTTAGATGGGTGCAACCTTCCTAATATGAATCCAAGATCAATTTCCTTGATCAATTCATCCACCTCTCTTCAACTCCTCCACCTCTCTTATAATAATCTTAACTCTTCAATATTCTATTGGATAGCCAAGGCCAGCACCAGCATTATCCATATTGATCTGTCTGGGAATAAGCTTGAAAGTGGGATACCAAAAGGGTTTCAAAATTTATGCAGCTTAGAGTCGTTGAATTTATcatataataatatttctgGAAACATTGAGGACTCTACAAAAGCCTTGTATTGTGCTAACAACACACTTGAGACCTTGGACTTGGACTATAACCACTTTTGGGGTTCAATTCCAGAACTAACAGGTTTTTCAGAGTTGAGATATTTTGATCTCTCTTGGAATAATCTGAATGGGTCTCTAACCGAGAGTATCGGGCAACTCTACAGCCTCCAAAATCTGTATCTCAACGGGAATTCTATGAGTGGTGTCATCACAGAATCCCACTTTCGGAACCTCTCTCGTTTACAGGCACTGGGACTCGCGCTTAATCGCTTTTCCATGAACATCAGCTCTGACTGGAAGCCACCATTTCAACGACTAAGTTGGTTAGACATGTCCTATTGCAACGTGGGCCCAAATTTTCCAAAATGGATTCTAACGCAGAGAAATCTTTCTGAGCTTTATCTCTCTAATGCCGGAATATCAGGATCATTACCTCCTAATTTTTCTGATATACTTTCAACTGGCTTACAAACTATAGATTTCTCTACGAACCAAATCCATGGGAAACTGCCGAATCTGTCAACAACAAGCTTGGGTTATGTTAACTTGGCTTATAATCGGTTTTTCGGTGCAGTGCCACTATTTCCTCCAACAATCACCTTGTTGGATCTCTCGTATAACAAGTTTTCTGAGCCCTTGTCTTCCATCTGTGAAACTAATTCCTTCGGGGCTCATAGTCCATTGCTTAATCTCGACATTTCTCACAACCTGCTGACAGGGGAGCTTCCTAATTGTTGGATGCTGTTTCAACAATTGATTTCATTGAATCTTGGATGGAATAGATTATCTGGGAAACTACCGAGCTCATTAGGAAATTTGGAGGGGATCGAAGCAATGCGTTTACATGAAAACAAGTTTTCAGGAGAATTGCCTTCTTTGGAGAACTGTACTGGATTACAGTTGGTTGACCTAGGCAACAATAACCTGTCGGGAAAGATACCAACATGGATTGGCCAAAGCCTAACCGATTTAAGCATTCTACGCTTACGCTCCAACAAGTTCAATGGATTCATACCTATGTCCTTGTGCAATCTAGCCACCATTCATGTTTTGGACTTGTCTCGCAACAATATTTCAGGAGCGTTACCACATTGCTTCAGTAACATAACAGCTTTGGCTGATGATATTGGAACAGATTACGATTCTTCAACAGAACTTGTGTGGAAAGGAATAGAAATTGAGTTTGGGaaaaatcttgacagcatgaGAAGCATTGACATGTCTAGCAATTACTTGGTTGGCGAAATTCCGGAGAGTATAGCTAGAATGACCGAGTTGAAATCCCTCAACTTGTCAAGAAACCATTTGACGGGAAAGCTTCCTCAAGACTTTGGTAACATGAAGATGTTGGAATCCCTTGATCTGTCAAGAAACAATTTATCTGGTGAAATTCCCCCAAGTTTTTCGACATTACACTTTCTCGGAGTGCTGGACGTATCACACAACCAATTGTCAGGAAGAATTCCAGGAGGCACCCAACTTCAGGGTTTCAATGCTTCTGTTTATACTGATAATCTTGGACTTTGTGGACCACCATTGACACCAGATTGCTCAAGAAATGGAACCACTCCAACGGATGATAACAAGGAACGTCATGATAATGATGGCCACATAAGCCTGGGATTTCTTATCAGTGCAGTGTTGGGATTCATCACAGGGTTTTGGGTGGTGTGTGGCAGTTTACTGCTGAAGAGTTCTTGGCGATACGCCTACTTCAAGTTCTTCGATGATTCAAGAGATTGGATTTATGTCAAAATGGCTGTGTACAAGGCAAAATGCAGAGGAGACTACTTCAAAGATAAATG GAAATTCTGGAATTGA
- the LOC126796110 gene encoding uncharacterized protein LOC126796110 isoform X2: MLGRSLASPLLANDSALRFCYTTTEILTAAPNIGSLHVNCFSQSLNRAACAPSISKKKWVLHSTAENRNVTLTDDDRKTLEACLDALSALSISTEEGDKILGKAFGLIHSPYWGEERKNKVPKFEIVCEKMDYLRSLNLSDDDLSKLLKKFPEVLGCNLEHEMKTNVQLLEKQWGIKGKSLRNLLLRNPRVLGYNVDCKGDCIAQCTRCWVRF; the protein is encoded by the exons ATGCTCGGACGATCCCTAGCCTCCCCATTGCTAGCCAATGATTCTGCACTACGCTTTTGCTATACCACT ACTGAGATTTTAACTGCTGCACCAAATATAGGATCTCTACatgtgaattgtttttcaCAAAGCCTGAATAGAGCAGCTTGTGCACCGAGTATTTCTAAGAAGAAATGGGTATTGCATTCAACTGCAGAAAATAGAAACGTGACTTTGACTGATGATGACCGGAAGACATTAGAAGCATGTCTAGATGCTCTGTCTGCATTGAGTATCAGTACTGAAGAGGGAGACAAGATACTTGGGAAAGCTTTTGGTCTGATTCATTCACCCTACTGGggtgaagaaagaaaaaacaaagttCCAAAATTTGAGATTGTATGCGAAAAGATGGACTACCTTAGGAGTTTAAACCTGTCTGACGATGATTTGAGTAAGTTGCTTAAAAAATTCCCAGAAGTTCTTGGATGTAATCTTGAACATGAGATGAAAACCAATGTTCAGCTTTTGGAAAAGCAATGGGGAATAAAAGGAAAATCGCTTCGAAATCTTCTCCTTAGAAATCCAAGAGTGTTGGGTTACAAT
- the LOC126793188 gene encoding uncharacterized protein LOC126793188 isoform X1, with translation MEEETLNPKPETLTSPPNSHHDGDQPMPDAARHNPNSSASDSDSDSDSSSNSGEALQNMELQTLEAELAANPSNYDANVQYIKILRKTADIEKLREAREAMSKVFPLTPSMWKDWAEDEAAMSSGPEAFATVQKIYEQGVFDYLSVSLWREYLKFVQENDPSVKEASPAGISKARDFFERALTAAGLHVSEGNKIWEAYREYEQAILHTIDGNDAQAREKQIQRIRVIYQRQLSVPHVDMRSTLLAYKAWEMEQGTVVDTGSSDQDGISTHVASAFQKTLDIYNARVHFEELISQHDMPDRERLKQFTNYLKFEQSSGDPARVQVLYERAITEFPIEGQLWLDYTRYLDKTLKVGKIISNVYSRAIRNCPWVGELWVRYLLSLERGHASEKEIADVFSRSQQCSFSTLDEYVDLFLTRIDGLRRRLSCPVEGEHTLDYSLLRDTFQFASDYLSPQMKNTDGLLHLYAYWARLELHLGKDLVAARGVWESLLKISGTMMESWQGYIAMEIESGHVHEARSLYRRCYSKKFAGTGSEDICYLWLRYEREFGSLDDFDHAERKVAARLQELQLLRSKQESKLTEVRENSSEKNVRDKRKQPSDVRYEQPPAKRQKDAGQKTKELEVQNLVEQNVGKEMKAKGVSDVQNESKESVQEKTKVYADQCTAFVSNLNVQASNEDLRKFFSDVGGVVAIRILKDKFTGKSRGLAYVDFSDDAHLAAAVAKNKQTLLGKKLSIARSDPKRGKKEHGHTDKIGGASGSREISSEPRAHQGSDSVIKGKNTFAVPRNVAALGWSTNKPKTEVPDDEKPKSNDEFRNMFLKG, from the exons atggaggAAGAAACCCTGAACCCTAAACCAGAAACCCTGACCTCTCCACCCAACAGTCACCACGATGGAGACCAACCCATGCCGGATGCCGCTCGCCACAATCCTAACTCCTCCGCCTCTGATTCCGATTCCGATTCCGACTCCAGCTCCAATTCCGGCGAAGCCCTCCAAAACATGGAGCTTCAAACACTCGAAGCCGAGCTTGCGGCCAACCCCTCCAACTACGACGCCAATGTCCAA TACATTAAGATTCTGAGGAAAACTGCCGACATTGAGAAGCTCCGGGAAGCGAGGGAGGCCATGAGCAAGGTGTTCCCGTTGACTCCGTCAATGTGGAAGGATTGGGCCGAGGACGAAGCTGCTATGAGCTCCGG ACCCGAGGCTTTCGCTACAGTCCAGAAGATTTATGAGCAAGGAGTTTTTGATTATCTG TCGGTCTCTCTTTGGCGTGAGTACTTAAAATTTGTTCAAGAGAATGACCCCTCAGTCAAAGAAGCTTCACCTGCTGGTATTTCAAAGGCAAGAGATTTTTTTGAGCGTGCTCTTACTGCAGCCGGTTTGCATGTATCTGAAGGCAATAAGATATGGGAAGCTTACAGGGAGTATGAGCAAGCTATACTGCATACTATCGATGGGAATGATGCTCAG GCTAGGGAGAAGCAAATTCAGCGCATTCGTGTTATATACCAACGTCAGCTATCAGTTCCCCATGTTGATATGAGATCAACACTATTGGCATACAAGGCATGGGAGATGGAACAAGGAACCGTTGTTGACACTGGGAGCAGTGATCAGGATGGAATTTCAACTCATGTTGCCTCTGCATTCCAAAAGACATTGGACATTTACAATGCTCGTGTTCATTTTGAAGAACTAATCAGTCAGCATGACATGCCCGACCGAGAAAGACTAAAACAATTCACG aattACTTGAAATTTGAACAATCTTCTGGAGATCCTGCTCGTGTCCAAGTCCTGTATGAACGCGCTATAACCGAGTTTCCTATAGAGGGTCAGCTGTGGCTTGATTACACTCGCTATTTGGACAAAACATTGAAG GTTGGCAAAATTATAAGCAATGTTTATTCCAGGGCCATAAGGAATTGCCCTTGGGTTGGAGAACTTTGGGTCAGATATTTACTTTCCTTGGAACGTGGCCATGCTTCTGAGAAAGAGATAGCAGAT GTGTTTTCCAGGTCCCAGCAATGTTCCTTTTCAACCCTTGATGAG TACGTGGATTTGTTTCTCACCCGCATAGATGGCTTAAGACGAAGACTCTCTTGTCCTGTTGAGGGAGAGCACACCTTGGATTATTCACTGCTAAGGGATACATTTCAG TTTGCATCAGATTACCTATCACCACAGATGAAGAATACAGATGGCCTGTTACATTTGTATGCTTATTGGGCCCGCCTAGAGCTACATCTGGGAAAAGATTTAGTTGCTGCTAGGGGGGTTTGGGAAAGTTTACTGAAGATCAG TGGTACGATGATGGAATCCTGGCAAGGTTATATAGCAATGGAGATTGAATCAGGCCATGTGCATGAAGCTCGGTCCTTATATAGGAGATGCTACAGTAAGAAATTTGCCGGCACTGGTTCAGAG GACATCTGCTACTTGTGGTTGCGCTATGAGAGGGAGTTTGGTTCATTGGATGATTTCGACCATGCAGAACGAAAG GTTGCTGCCCGTCTACAAGAGCTTCAACTATTAAGGTCCAAGCAAGAATCCAAATTGACTGAAGTGAGGGAGAATTCTTCCGAAAAGAATGTGCGTGACAAGAGAAAGCAACCGTCAGATGTAAGATATGAACAGCCTCCAGCAAAAAGGCAAAAAGATGCGGGTCAAAAGACAAAGGAGTTGGAGGTGCAAAACTTAGTTGAACAAAATGTAGGGAAAGAGATGAAAGCCAAGGGTGTAAGCGATGTACAAAATGAGTCGAAAGAGTCTGTtcaagagaaaacaaaagtatATGCTGACCAATGCACTGCTTTTGTATCAAACCTCAATGTCCAG GCAAGTAATGAAGATCTTCGTAAATTCTTTAGTGATgttggaggagttgttgctaTTCGAATACTGAAGGACAAGTTCACTGGAAAGTCaagg GGACTAGCATACGTGGACTTCTCAGATGATGCACACCTTGCCGCAGCGGTGGCAAAAAATAAGCAGACACTCCTAGGGAAGAAGCTGAGCATTGCAAGATCAGATCCAAAGCGTGGCAAGAAAGAACATG GGCATACTGATAAAATCGGTGGAGCCAGTGGATCTCGTGAGATCTCCAGTGAACCTAGAGCACACCAAGGAAGCGATAGTGTGATTAAGGGGAAGAACACTTTTGCAGTTCCAAGGAATGTTGCCGCACTTGGTTGGAGCACGAATAAGCCAAAAACTGAGGTTCCAGATGATGAAAAGCCAAAATCTAATGATGAGTTCAGAAACATGTTCCTGAAAGGTTAG
- the LOC126796110 gene encoding uncharacterized protein LOC126796110 isoform X1 translates to MNLSTMLGRSLASPLLANDSALRFCYTTTEILTAAPNIGSLHVNCFSQSLNRAACAPSISKKKWVLHSTAENRNVTLTDDDRKTLEACLDALSALSISTEEGDKILGKAFGLIHSPYWGEERKNKVPKFEIVCEKMDYLRSLNLSDDDLSKLLKKFPEVLGCNLEHEMKTNVQLLEKQWGIKGKSLRNLLLRNPRVLGYNVDCKGDCIAQCTRCWVRF, encoded by the exons ATGAATCT GTCGACGATGCTCGGACGATCCCTAGCCTCCCCATTGCTAGCCAATGATTCTGCACTACGCTTTTGCTATACCACT ACTGAGATTTTAACTGCTGCACCAAATATAGGATCTCTACatgtgaattgtttttcaCAAAGCCTGAATAGAGCAGCTTGTGCACCGAGTATTTCTAAGAAGAAATGGGTATTGCATTCAACTGCAGAAAATAGAAACGTGACTTTGACTGATGATGACCGGAAGACATTAGAAGCATGTCTAGATGCTCTGTCTGCATTGAGTATCAGTACTGAAGAGGGAGACAAGATACTTGGGAAAGCTTTTGGTCTGATTCATTCACCCTACTGGggtgaagaaagaaaaaacaaagttCCAAAATTTGAGATTGTATGCGAAAAGATGGACTACCTTAGGAGTTTAAACCTGTCTGACGATGATTTGAGTAAGTTGCTTAAAAAATTCCCAGAAGTTCTTGGATGTAATCTTGAACATGAGATGAAAACCAATGTTCAGCTTTTGGAAAAGCAATGGGGAATAAAAGGAAAATCGCTTCGAAATCTTCTCCTTAGAAATCCAAGAGTGTTGGGTTACAAT